The proteins below come from a single Rosa rugosa chromosome 2, drRosRugo1.1, whole genome shotgun sequence genomic window:
- the LOC133729686 gene encoding helicase-like transcription factor CHR28 isoform X1 — protein MLMAVEEGSNCGFAAEDFDGEDMSIDLDTFYRLLEEEPPSCPEDSSLGSGPQAEAVSGADYLEDTQLQSGSQVLKAESSADLGGFGSWRPPYSSEASDSGRPGGSFDYAGNPAMFSDYKDSKPTAYTGSPGSWHPPYISEASDSVAGGPGGSFECGGNPAMSLDRKPPAQTSSHGHMFSTSLKDWFSLVPCTETYLTERVDVSQPTSSTTSSFEGHTNHVLDHGDLNVLQGKADVAGKVDSEYSSQNLGIDNMDMNSRPYGALGENTPETLGPSENNSCTSMEIPFLDVDVCSPHVTSPESTLCQNSDLFSDHYTAADGMSLDNRYLAESSIQHSPYSYYSTLFPSNKEMMTNVKDESLEFQTDSSCSSSKMNINCQEGITGTYGFDSPMIDASDIKEWNFDYGRYNCISAVSGNSSLDADSCPVDNKASVKPLGSTETYMSSKREFTGVKDENIDELVAPSTDTFHSFSFMDDSRKPSYNADGSSFDKEPKLSGYDVSTQHFGNSGHAKEEMIVDTNRTYYSEGNINGSSLPHVGGGYVNLNGLEHQLPAAQPFSSNRNQGYSTDRLEGKHCLPKSMGFPFSKVSPESIHSNFSEKSPAEDDYDVCIIEDKSDPAPTRRLPVVSNTRYPAPLNCSLAVGSNIANSQQSSDHDTGVGGIRFRTREEQLILRVALQDLSQPKSEALPPDGVLTVPLLRHQRIALSWMVQKETASLPCCGGILADDQGLGKTISTIALILKERPPASGACLDEKKCKLETLDLDQDDDMLPEVSRRKQDADAHSSVSNETSEKSMKSLIQTKGRPACGTLVVCPTSVLRQWAEELRNKITEKAKLSVLVYHGGNRTRDPCELAKYDVVLTTYSIVSMEVPKQPLADGEDEEKGKREEYDSPHMGFSSKKRKYPNKCSKGKKGLETAALESLARPLAKVGWFRVVLDEAQSIKNHRTQVARACWGLRAKRRWCLSGTPIQNAIDDLYSYFRFLRYDPYAVYKSFCAKIKFPISKNPTKGYRMLQAVLKTIMLRRTKGTLLDGEPIINLPPKFIELKRVEFSAEERDFYSRLESDSRAQFEEYAAAGTVKQNYVNILLMLLRLRQACDHPLLVRRYESQSLWKSSVEKAKKLTHDKQVSLLNCLEASLAICGICNDAPEDAVVSECGHVFCSQCICDYLTGDDNQCPNTSCKVRLNVSSVFSKATLNSSLSDQPSQGGMGSEVFDAVESFYEDSSYNSSKIKAALEVLCLMCKPKTCTTENSCLPESVDKNASCSTTSFDIDGAESLEDSSDGQNLDVDKSPKKIEKVVREKAIVFSQWTRMLDLLEACLKTSGLEYRRLDGTMSVVARDKAVKDFNTLPEVSVMIMSLKAASLGLNMVAACHVLLLDLWWNPTTEDQAIDRAHRIGQTRPVTVLRLTVKDTVEDRILALQKKKREMVASAFGEDETGGRQTRLTVDDLKYLFMK, from the exons ATGTTGATGGCGGTGGAGGAGGGTTCTAATTGTGGATTCGCCGCCGAGGATTTCGACGGCGAGGACATGTCGATCGATCTCGATACATTTTATCGCCTTCTCGAGGAAGAACCGCCG AGTTGTCCGGAGGATTCATCATTGGGAAGCGGACCACAAGCTGAAGCAGTTTCCGGTGCTGATTACCTTGAGGATACACAGCTCCAAAGTG GATCGCAAGTTTTAAAAGCAGAATCATCAGCTGATTTAGGGGGTTTCGGATCCTGGCGTCCTCCATACAGCTCTGAAGCTTCGGATTCAGGGCGTCCAGGTGGTTCCTTTGATTATGCAGGGAACCCTGCAATGTTCTCTGACTACAAGGATAGCAAACCAACAGCGTACACTGGCTCTCCTGGTTCATGGCATCCTCCATATATCTCAGAAGCATCAGATTCTGTGGCAGGGGGTCCAGGTGGTTCCTTTGAGTGTGGAGGGAACCCTGCAATGTCTTTAGACAGGAAACCACCAGCACAGACCAGCTCTCATGGGCACATGTTCTCTACAAGTCTTAAAGACTGGTTTTCGTTGGTTCCTTGCACGGAGACTTACTTAACTGAGAGGGTTGACGTTTCACAGCCCACTAGTAGCACCACTTCTAGTTTTGAAGGACATACGAATCATGTTTTAGACCACGGAGATCTTAATGTCCTGCAGGGGAAAGCAGATGTGGCAGGGAAAGTTGATTCTGAAT ATTCTTCACAAAACCTTGGTATTGATAACATGGACATGAATTCCAGACCGTATGGTGCTTTGGGGGAAAACACCCCAGAAACCTTGGGACCATCGGAAAATAATTCTTGTACATCTATGGAAATACCCTTTCTAGATGTAGATGTATGTTCACCACATGTTACTTCTCCCGAATCTACTCTCTGTCAAAATTCTGATCTTTTCAGTGACCATTATACAGCTGCGGATGGTATGAGCTTAGACAATAGATATTTGGCAGAGTCCTCAATCCAGCATAGTCCTTATAGCTACTACTCTACATTATTTCCAAGTAACAAAGAAATGATGACTAATGTGAAGGATGAATCACTGGAGTTTCAAACTGATAGTTCATGCTCAAGCAGTAAGATGAATATCAATTGTCAGGAGGGAATAACCGGTACATATGGCTTTGATTCGCCAATGATTGATGCTTCAGATATCAAGGAGTGGAATTTTGATTATGGAAGATATAATTGTATTTCGGCTGTTAGTGGGAATTCTTCATTGGATGCGGACTCTTGTCCTGTTGACAACAAGGCTTCAGTCAAGCCTTTGGGTTCTACTGAGACATACATGTCAAGCAAACGGGAATTCACTGGTGTGAAGGATGAAAATATTGATGAGTTGGTTGCTCCTAGTACTGATACGTTTCATTCTTTTTCATTCATGGATGACAGTAGAAAGCCATCTTACAATGCTGATGGTAGCTCTTTTGACAAGGAACCAAAACTCTCAGGTTATGATGTATCTACTCAGCATTTTGGAAATTCAGGGCATGCTAAAGAAGAGATGATTGTTGATACTAACAGAACTTATTATTCTGAAGGTAATATAAATGGAAGTTCTTTACCCCATGTTGGTGGTGGATATGTGAATCTAAATGGTTTGGAACATCAGTTGCCAGCTGCTCAGCCATTCTCTTCAAACAGGAATCAGGGTTATAGTACGGACAGACTTGAGGGTAAACACTGTCTGCCTAAGAGCATGggttttcctttttcaaaagtCAGCCCCGAGTCTATTCATAGTAACTTCTCTGAAAAATCCCCTGCAGAAGATGACTATGATGTATGCATTATTGAAGATAAGAGTGATCCTGCACCCACACGTCGCCTTCCAGTGGTTAGCAATACTCGTTACCCGGCGCCCTTGAATTGCTCTCTAGCAGTTGGAAGTAACATTGCTAATTCACAACAATCTAGTGATCACGACACTGGAGTGGGAGGCATACGATTCAGGACAAGGGAGGAGCAATTGATCTTGAGAGTAGCATTGCAG GACCTTTCACAGCCCAAGTCAGAAGCTCTTCCACCAGATGGAGTTTTAACAGTACCTCTCTTACGACATCAG AGAATCGCATTGTCATGGATGGTTCAGAAGGAGACAGCTAGCTTGCCTTGTTGCGGAGGAATACTTGCAGATGATCAG GGATTGGGAAAAACGATATCGACAATTGCACTCATACTTAAGGAAAGGCCTCCTGCTTCTGGAGCCTGTCTAGATGAAAAAAAGTGCAAGCTGGAAACTCTGGATTTGGACCAGGATGATGACATGCTTCCTGAGGTTAGCAGAAGGAAGCAAGATGCTGATGCTCATTCAAGTGTCTCAAATGAAACTTCTGAGAAGAGCATGAAATCTTTGATACAAACAAAGGGAAGGCCAGCTTGTGGAACACTCGTTGTTTGTCCCACCAGTGTCTTGCGGCAATGGGCAGAGGAGTTGCGTaataaaataacagaaaaagcTAAACTCTCAGTGCTAGTCTACCATGGAGGCAATCGAACGAGGGATCCGTGTGAGCTAGCTAAGTATGATGTTGTCCTCACAACATATTCAATTGTCAGCATGGAGGTCCCAAAGCAGCCTCTTGCTGATGGAGAAGATGAGGAGAAAGGAAAGCGAGAGGAGTATGATTCTCCACATATGGGGTTTTCATCTAAGAAAAGGAAATATCCTAATAAATGCTCAAAGGGTAAGAAGGGATTGGAGACTGCAGCGCTTGAGTCTCTTGCTCGCCCTCTTGCTAAGGTTGGATGGTTTAGGGTTGTCTTGGATGAAGCCCAGAGTATTAAGAATCACAGAACTCAAGTAGCTAGGGCCTGTTGGGGGCTTCGAGCGAAACGTAGGTGGTGCTTATCGGGGACACCTATCCAGAATGCGATTGATGATCTTTATAGCTACTTCAGATTTCTGAGATATGACCCTTATGCGGTGTACAAGTCGTTTTGTGcaaaaataaaatttccaaTTAGTAAGAATCCAACAAAAGGGTACAGAATGCTACAAGCTGTTCTGAAGACAATTATGTTACGCCGCACAAAAG GCACTCTTCTTGATGGAGAACCTATTATTAATTTACCACCAAAATTTATAGAACTGAAAAGGGTGGAATTCTCCGCGGAAGAACGAGATTTTTACTCAAGGCTAGAGAGTGATTCACGCGCTCAATTTGAA GAATATGCAGCTGCTGGAACTGTGAAACAAAATTATGTTAATATTTTATTGATGCTCTTGCGACTTCGACAAGCTTGTGATCACCCCCTTCTTGTCAGACGTTATGAATCACAGTCTTTATGGAAATCTTCGGTTGAGAAGGCAAAGAAGCTTACTCATGACAAACAAGTATCCCTTCTGAATTGTTTGGAAGCTTCTTTGGCAATATGCGGTATCTGCAAT gaTGCACCTGAAGATGCCGTTGTTTCTGAATGTGGTCATGTCTTCTGTAGCCAATGCATTTGTGACTATCTCACTGGTGATGACAACCAGTGCCCCAACACAAGTTGCAAAGTTCGACTGAATGTGTCCTCCGTCTTTTCAAAAGCCACTTTAAACAGTTCGCTTTCTGACCAACCTAGTCAAGGGGGCATGGGTTCTGAAGTTTTTGATGCTGTAGAGTCTTTCTATGAGGATAGCTCGTACAATTCATCCAAGATTAAGGCTGCACTTGAGGTTCTCTGCTTGATGTGTAAACCAAAGACTTGCACTACAGAAAATAGTTGCTTACCGGAAAGCGTTGATAAAAATGCCAGCTGTTCTACAACGTCTTTTGACATTGATGGGGCTGAGTCCCTTGAGGACAGTTCTGATGGACAGAACTTGGATGTGGACAAAAGTCCTAAGAAAATTGAGAAGGTAGTTCGAGAAAAAGCAATAGTCTTTTCACAGTGGACTAGGATGCTGGACTTGCTTGAAGCGTGTCTTAAAACTTCCGgccttgagtacagaagacttGATGGAACAATGTCAGTTGTTGCCAGAGATAAAGCTGTAAAGGATTTTAACACTCTTCCTGAG GTGTCAGTTATGATTATGTCTTTGAAAGCTGCTAGTCTTGGTCTGAACATGGTTGCAGCCTGCCATGTACTTCTTTTGGACCTGTGGTGGAATCCTACGACTGAAGATCAAGCAATTGATAGAGCACATCGTATTGGGCAGACCCGTCCTGTTACGGTTTTACGGTTGACTGTGAAAGATACGGTCGAAGATCGTATTTTAGCTCTTCAG aaaaagaagagagagatggtGGCATCTGCATTTGGAGAGGATGAGACTGGTGGTCGTCAGACTCGCTTAACAGTTGATGATCTCAAGTACCTGTTTATGAAGTGA